A single window of Granulicella cerasi DNA harbors:
- a CDS encoding peroxiredoxin, translating to MKHLRKIAVASVLSVASLVASAATLSEGTKAPNFTLPNQENKPVSLTDYKGKWVVLYFYPKDQTSGCSKEAHNFQSDLPKYEAANAVVLGVSLDTVESHKTWCTKDGFSFKMLADPDHKVTDAYGVPVKTMGTASFAMRDTFLISPEGKVVKVWEVHDIANHSSDVLAAIAAAKK from the coding sequence ATGAAGCACCTCCGCAAGATTGCTGTTGCCTCTGTCCTTTCGGTTGCGTCGCTCGTTGCCTCGGCCGCCACGCTGAGCGAAGGCACGAAGGCACCGAACTTCACGCTGCCGAACCAGGAGAACAAGCCCGTCTCGCTGACCGACTACAAGGGCAAGTGGGTCGTGCTGTACTTCTACCCGAAGGACCAGACCTCGGGCTGCTCGAAGGAAGCGCACAACTTCCAGTCCGACCTGCCGAAGTATGAAGCAGCGAACGCGGTCGTGCTCGGCGTGTCGTTGGACACGGTGGAGAGCCACAAGACCTGGTGCACGAAGGACGGTTTCTCGTTCAAGATGCTCGCCGACCCCGACCACAAGGTCACCGATGCGTACGGCGTGCCGGTGAAGACGATGGGCACGGCCAGCTTTGCGATGCGCGACACGTTCCTGATCTCGCCGGAAGGCAAGGTCGTGAAGGTATGGGAAGTGCATGACATTGCGAACCACTCGAGCGATGTACTCGCGGCGATCGCAGCGGCGAAGAAGTAG
- a CDS encoding helix-turn-helix domain-containing protein codes for MKTKTEKYKSKRLGVAHRLAKDLDSVGMIDKWTMRELDVRALTPVKPLSPAKIVSIRRREKASQAVFASMLGVTVSLVSQWERGEKKPSGPSLKLLTLVAKNGLDWVA; via the coding sequence GTGAAGACGAAGACGGAAAAGTACAAGAGCAAGCGACTGGGCGTCGCGCATCGTTTAGCGAAGGACCTCGACAGCGTTGGCATGATCGATAAGTGGACGATGCGCGAGTTGGACGTTCGCGCGCTCACACCGGTGAAGCCGTTGTCTCCGGCGAAGATCGTTTCGATTCGGCGTCGCGAGAAGGCCAGCCAGGCTGTGTTCGCGTCGATGCTGGGCGTGACGGTGAGTCTGGTTTCGCAGTGGGAGCGCGGCGAGAAGAAGCCAAGCGGGCCCTCGTTGAAGTTGCTGACGCTCGTTGCGAAGAACGGGCTTGATTGGGTCGCATGA
- a CDS encoding type II toxin-antitoxin system RelE/ParE family toxin — protein sequence MLRVFKSRDFSRFAKRTGVDDAMLLNAVEQIERGLVDADLGGGVYKQRVARPKQGKSGGFRTILLMRVGELILFVDGFAKNERANISRTELEAFRAIAKGLLYDDAKLQAAIERKLLMEVKR from the coding sequence GTGCTGAGAGTCTTCAAGAGCCGCGACTTCTCGCGCTTCGCCAAGCGCACCGGCGTCGACGACGCGATGTTGCTCAATGCGGTGGAGCAGATCGAACGCGGTCTGGTCGATGCAGACCTTGGCGGTGGCGTGTACAAACAGCGCGTGGCGAGACCAAAGCAGGGCAAGTCTGGCGGATTCCGTACGATCCTTTTGATGCGTGTGGGCGAACTGATCCTGTTCGTCGATGGATTCGCGAAGAATGAGCGGGCGAATATTTCTCGCACCGAACTCGAAGCGTTCCGTGCGATCGCGAAAGGTCTTCTTTACGACGACGCGAAGCTGCAGGCGGCGATAGAGCGAAAGCTATTGATGGAGGTGAAGCGGTGA
- a CDS encoding lytic transglycosylase domain-containing protein, whose translation MTALAVAPLCAVLTGCPADNAAQAGAPSSIPAYGKAPTTVAAPAQPSPAQSQSEANQRAAKVGSIIARAQASYTSGVQNYNNNRLDAARQDFDYAVDTMLSSGIDIKSDPTLNEAFERLLSDINSLEMVALAQGNGFSQPIEDAPLAGATEMTFAPNPELVAKLKGELNTTSDLPLVINDQVAGYINVFSQSNSFRAHMSASMQRLGKYRTLIQNVLREEGVPQDLIYLAVAESGFQPQAMNAKSGAGGMWQFMSYTGPEYGLIRNGYFDYRFDPEKSTRAYAKHIKKYYSLFNDWYLAMISYDWGPGNVQRIVSRTGYSDFWDLYRHASMPAETRAYVPQILAAIIMAKNPEKYGLNKLPPSPPVIYDTVHTDYAIDLRLVADLTGSTVADLVALNPAMLRLTTAPDMGFDLHIPPGTTEVFNDRLKDIPEDKRTSWRFHVVRPGETLDGIAETMHAKADEIAELNDVTAAKPLQTDDELIIPMTVAASAPRGVQRYTARRGDTLVSIADRFGVTVDDLRTWNHLSSSSVSSGKTLYVAEPVRLGPSGRSARGRRASRSHGRASASSSRGSSHSSKSAKAHGSSSKASSAKASTKSASHSAKKKHR comes from the coding sequence TTGACAGCACTGGCCGTAGCGCCTTTGTGCGCCGTGCTGACGGGATGCCCCGCCGACAATGCCGCGCAAGCCGGCGCGCCAAGCAGTATCCCGGCCTACGGCAAAGCTCCCACCACCGTCGCAGCGCCAGCGCAGCCGAGCCCCGCGCAGTCGCAATCTGAAGCGAACCAGCGTGCCGCCAAAGTTGGCAGCATCATCGCACGCGCGCAGGCCAGCTACACCTCCGGCGTGCAGAACTACAACAACAACCGCCTCGATGCCGCGCGCCAGGACTTCGACTACGCCGTCGACACCATGCTCTCCTCCGGCATCGACATCAAGAGCGATCCGACGCTGAACGAAGCCTTCGAACGCCTGCTCTCGGACATCAACTCGCTCGAGATGGTCGCGCTCGCGCAGGGCAACGGCTTCAGTCAGCCGATCGAAGACGCACCGCTCGCCGGCGCCACGGAGATGACCTTCGCTCCAAACCCGGAACTCGTCGCCAAATTGAAAGGCGAATTGAACACGACCTCGGATCTTCCGCTCGTCATCAACGACCAGGTCGCCGGTTACATCAACGTCTTCTCGCAGTCCAACAGCTTCCGCGCGCATATGTCGGCGTCGATGCAGCGACTCGGCAAGTACCGCACGCTCATCCAGAACGTGCTGCGTGAAGAAGGCGTGCCACAGGATTTGATCTACCTCGCCGTGGCCGAGAGCGGCTTCCAGCCGCAGGCCATGAACGCGAAGTCCGGCGCAGGCGGCATGTGGCAGTTCATGAGCTACACCGGCCCCGAGTACGGCCTCATCCGCAACGGCTACTTCGATTACCGCTTCGATCCCGAGAAGAGCACGCGCGCCTACGCCAAGCACATCAAGAAGTACTACTCGCTCTTCAACGACTGGTACCTGGCGATGATCTCGTACGACTGGGGCCCGGGCAACGTGCAGCGCATCGTCAGCCGCACCGGATACTCCGACTTCTGGGACCTCTATCGCCACGCGTCGATGCCCGCAGAAACGCGCGCTTACGTGCCGCAGATTCTCGCTGCGATCATCATGGCGAAGAACCCCGAGAAGTATGGCCTGAACAAGCTGCCACCGAGCCCGCCGGTCATCTACGACACCGTGCACACGGACTACGCGATCGACCTGCGCCTCGTGGCAGACCTCACCGGCTCAACAGTGGCGGACCTGGTCGCGCTGAACCCCGCCATGCTGCGCCTGACGACCGCGCCGGACATGGGCTTCGACCTGCACATTCCGCCGGGCACGACCGAGGTCTTCAACGATCGCCTCAAGGACATCCCCGAGGACAAGCGCACGAGCTGGCGCTTCCATGTGGTGCGTCCGGGTGAGACGCTCGATGGCATCGCAGAGACGATGCATGCGAAGGCCGATGAGATCGCCGAGCTCAATGACGTGACCGCAGCGAAGCCGCTGCAGACCGACGACGAGCTCATCATTCCCATGACGGTGGCGGCTTCCGCACCGCGCGGCGTGCAGCGTTACACCGCACGCCGTGGTGACACGCTCGTCTCTATCGCCGATCGCTTCGGTGTCACGGTCGATGATCTGCGCACGTGGAACCATCTCTCTTCGAGTAGCGTGAGCAGCGGCAAGACGTTGTATGTTGCCGAGCCTGTGCGCCTCGGTCCAAGCGGACGCAGCGCACGTGGTCGTCGTGCGTCACGATCGCATGGTCGCGCAAGCGCATCGTCCTCGCGTGGCTCTTCGCATTCATCGAAGAGCGCGAAGGCGCATGGCTCTTCGTCGAAAGCTTCCTCGGCGAAGGCGAGCACGAAGAGTGCTTCACACAGCGCAAAGAAGAAGCATCGCTAA
- the fabZ gene encoding 3-hydroxyacyl-ACP dehydratase FabZ translates to MSESTTPEITAEKQTMDILEIMSILPHRYPFLLIDRVVEMERKQRIVAIKNVTMNEPHFTGHFPDYPIMPGVLQVEAMAQAGGALLLTEIPDRADKLMVFTGIEEAKFRRPVTPGDQLRIEVTVLNWRSRAVKMAGVITVDGKPVSEATITCQLVPRPRKTEAAAEPQA, encoded by the coding sequence ATGAGCGAATCTACGACTCCCGAAATTACTGCTGAGAAGCAGACCATGGACATCCTCGAAATCATGTCCATCCTTCCGCATCGCTATCCGTTCCTGCTGATCGACCGCGTGGTCGAGATGGAGCGCAAGCAGCGTATTGTGGCCATCAAGAACGTGACGATGAACGAGCCGCACTTCACCGGCCACTTTCCGGATTACCCGATCATGCCGGGCGTGCTGCAGGTGGAGGCGATGGCGCAGGCCGGCGGCGCGCTGCTGCTCACCGAGATCCCCGACCGCGCCGACAAGCTGATGGTTTTCACCGGTATCGAAGAGGCGAAGTTCCGCCGTCCTGTGACGCCGGGCGATCAGCTTCGCATTGAGGTGACGGTGCTGAACTGGCGTTCGCGCGCGGTGAAGATGGCCGGCGTGATTACGGTCGACGGCAAGCCGGTTTCGGAAGCGACGATCACCTGCCAGCTCGTGCCGCGCCCGCGCAAGACGGAAGCGGCTGCAGAGCCGCAGGCATAG
- the lpxA gene encoding acyl-ACP--UDP-N-acetylglucosamine O-acyltransferase, whose protein sequence is MSIHATASIHPTAIVAEGAVIGAGTKIGPFCTVGANVVLGEECELVSHVVLDGHTTLGNKNRIYSFACVGISPQDLKYKNEPTQLIIGDGNDIREYVTISRGTVGGGGITRLGSGCLIMAYVHIGHDSVIGNGCILPNGATLAGHVTVEDYAVLSANAPVHQFCTIGRYAYIGGGTTITQDVLPYSLTSVERNNHAYGLNKVGLQRRGFTPEQLRELQTAMRALTSGKFNTTQACEQINDMVETGGAGEHVKYLLEFVKKSERGVIK, encoded by the coding sequence ATGAGCATCCACGCCACCGCGAGCATTCACCCCACGGCGATCGTTGCCGAAGGCGCGGTCATTGGCGCGGGCACGAAGATCGGCCCGTTCTGCACGGTGGGCGCGAACGTCGTGCTGGGCGAAGAGTGCGAACTCGTCTCGCATGTCGTCCTCGACGGCCACACGACCCTCGGCAATAAGAATCGCATCTACTCCTTCGCGTGCGTGGGCATCTCGCCGCAGGATTTGAAGTACAAGAACGAGCCGACGCAGTTGATCATCGGCGACGGCAACGACATCCGCGAATACGTCACGATCTCGCGTGGCACGGTGGGCGGCGGCGGCATCACGCGCCTCGGCTCAGGCTGCCTGATCATGGCGTACGTGCACATCGGGCATGACTCGGTGATCGGCAACGGCTGCATCCTGCCGAACGGTGCAACGCTCGCGGGCCACGTCACGGTGGAGGACTATGCGGTGCTGAGCGCGAACGCGCCGGTGCATCAGTTCTGCACGATCGGCCGCTACGCGTACATCGGCGGCGGCACAACGATCACGCAGGACGTGCTGCCGTACTCGCTGACGTCGGTCGAACGCAACAACCACGCGTATGGCCTCAACAAGGTCGGCCTGCAGCGCCGCGGCTTCACGCCGGAGCAACTGCGCGAACTACAAACAGCCATGCGCGCGCTCACCAGCGGCAAGTTCAACACGACGCAGGCCTGCGAACAGATCAACGACATGGTGGAGACCGGCGGCGCGGGCGAGCACGTGAAATACCTGCTCGAATTCGTGAAGAAGAGCGAGCGCGGCGTCATTAAGTAA
- a CDS encoding GNAT family N-acetyltransferase produces the protein MEAVSTATPTGFASTDAEVVTLRRATHDDAAALALLGGATFLEAFTWMLPGADIVAFCAEQHTREKYAAYLAKPTTQITLAVSGIDAPVGYAMLTAPDTPSIETTADDIELKRIYLFSRFRSHLVEGVKASQALMDAAVADARAMGAKRLLLGTHAGNERAVRFYRRNGFEIVGTRTFQVGAQQCSDYILARPL, from the coding sequence ATGGAAGCTGTTTCTACCGCGACTCCGACAGGCTTTGCTTCAACCGACGCTGAGGTAGTGACGCTGCGCCGCGCCACGCACGACGATGCCGCCGCGCTCGCACTGCTGGGCGGTGCGACCTTCCTCGAAGCCTTCACGTGGATGCTGCCCGGCGCGGACATCGTCGCCTTCTGCGCTGAGCAACACACACGCGAAAAGTATGCGGCCTACCTCGCGAAGCCGACCACGCAGATCACGCTCGCTGTCTCGGGCATCGACGCGCCGGTGGGTTACGCGATGCTCACGGCACCTGACACACCTTCCATCGAAACGACCGCGGACGACATCGAGCTGAAGCGGATCTATCTCTTCTCGCGCTTTCGTTCGCACCTCGTCGAGGGCGTGAAAGCGTCGCAGGCGCTGATGGATGCGGCGGTCGCGGATGCGCGGGCGATGGGCGCTAAGCGCCTGCTGTTGGGCACGCACGCGGGCAATGAGCGCGCGGTGCGTTTCTATCGTCGCAACGGGTTTGAGATTGTGGGTACGCGCACGTTTCAGGTCGGTGCCCAGCAGTGCAGCGATTACATTCTGGCGCGGCCACTGTAA
- a CDS encoding LpxI family protein: protein MSKSFASDANTLGLIAGNGRFPFLLLDAARAHGLRVVVAAIKEETELEINERAAAEPEFVRVHWLSLGELSKLIETFQREGVARAVMAGQVKHKQIFSSIRPDWRLAKLLLNLRTRSTDMLLGAVAKVLEDEGIMLVSSTAYLEPMLAPQGVLTKRAPSEVERGDISYGLNVARGIAGFDLGQTVVIAAGACVAVEAMEGTDATILRAGELFRTLDEDASTLERKLTVVKVAKPKQDLRFDVPVCGVPTIRTMIAAGATCLCVEAGRTLLFDREAMVALADEHGISIVAEA, encoded by the coding sequence ATGAGCAAGTCGTTTGCATCGGACGCGAATACGCTGGGCCTAATCGCGGGCAATGGACGCTTTCCGTTTCTGCTGCTCGACGCGGCGCGTGCGCATGGTTTGCGCGTCGTCGTTGCGGCGATCAAGGAAGAGACGGAGCTCGAGATCAACGAGCGCGCTGCGGCGGAGCCGGAGTTTGTGCGCGTGCACTGGCTTTCGCTGGGCGAGTTGTCGAAGCTGATTGAGACCTTTCAGCGCGAGGGCGTGGCGCGTGCAGTGATGGCCGGGCAGGTGAAGCACAAGCAGATCTTCTCGTCGATCCGACCGGATTGGCGGCTCGCGAAGTTGCTGCTGAATCTGCGCACGCGTTCGACGGACATGCTGCTCGGCGCGGTGGCGAAGGTGCTCGAAGATGAAGGCATCATGCTGGTGTCGTCGACGGCGTATCTGGAGCCGATGCTCGCGCCGCAGGGCGTGCTGACGAAGCGCGCGCCGAGTGAAGTTGAGCGTGGTGATATCTCTTATGGCTTGAACGTCGCGCGTGGCATCGCGGGCTTTGATCTGGGGCAGACGGTGGTGATCGCTGCGGGCGCGTGTGTTGCCGTGGAGGCGATGGAGGGTACCGATGCAACGATCCTGCGCGCGGGCGAATTGTTCCGCACGCTGGATGAGGATGCGTCGACGCTCGAGCGCAAGCTGACCGTGGTGAAAGTCGCGAAGCCGAAGCAGGACCTGCGCTTCGATGTGCCGGTGTGTGGCGTGCCGACGATCCGTACGATGATCGCTGCAGGCGCGACGTGCCTGTGCGTCGAGGCAGGGCGCACGTTGCTCTTCGACCGCGAGGCGATGGTCGCGCTGGCGGATGAGCATGGCATCAGCATCGTCGCGGAAGCCTAG
- a CDS encoding MmcQ/YjbR family DNA-binding protein, which produces MNAERAREFLLTLPHVVETMQWGDNLVYWVGDKRLGGKMFALVDLAGEMSHGVACFAAGPERFHELVEREDVFPARYLARAHWVASRQWNALRDSEWREEFTAAHAIIYEKLPKRVKGWLELPAKEQQKLIREREAKVSAKG; this is translated from the coding sequence ATGAACGCTGAGCGCGCACGCGAGTTTCTGCTGACGTTGCCGCATGTGGTGGAGACGATGCAATGGGGCGACAACCTCGTCTACTGGGTCGGAGACAAGCGGCTGGGTGGCAAGATGTTCGCGCTGGTCGATCTCGCCGGTGAGATGTCGCACGGCGTGGCGTGCTTTGCCGCAGGGCCGGAGCGCTTTCATGAACTGGTGGAGCGCGAGGATGTCTTCCCGGCCCGCTATCTCGCGCGGGCGCACTGGGTCGCAAGCAGACAGTGGAACGCGTTGCGCGACAGTGAGTGGCGCGAAGAGTTCACGGCCGCGCACGCGATCATCTACGAGAAGCTGCCGAAGCGCGTGAAGGGCTGGCTGGAGCTCCCGGCGAAGGAGCAGCAGAAGCTGATCCGTGAACGCGAAGCGAAGGTCTCGGCGAAGGGGTAG
- a CDS encoding SDR family NAD(P)-dependent oxidoreductase, translated as MDGSKLSGVSFSLEGKVALISGGSRGIGAATVRLFRQAGARVVFSYRLRVAEAEELVKECGGSDYCLAVQQELCSVADGHALVHAAITAFGRVDNLIVNHGIWPPHDQPIESMSLKQWRDTMGINLDSVFGLVQAATAHMLSRAGKEQHDPTTELGEERFGTGLAKPSTLAQDDADASELLEERVYSDDIRWPAYETPHSTGPLGHIVLVASTAAQRGEAFHADYATSKGALISLTKSLSSELAPKGILANCVAPGWVVTEMSAGTLADPIASKKALSFIPLGRAATPEEIAGPILFLCTKWAGFISGEIFNVNGGAVLVG; from the coding sequence ATGGATGGATCGAAGCTCTCGGGCGTTTCGTTTTCTCTTGAAGGTAAGGTCGCGTTGATCTCCGGCGGCTCGCGCGGCATTGGCGCGGCGACGGTGCGGTTGTTTCGTCAGGCAGGAGCGCGTGTGGTGTTCTCGTACCGCCTGCGCGTGGCCGAGGCCGAAGAGTTGGTGAAGGAGTGCGGCGGTAGCGACTACTGCCTCGCCGTGCAGCAGGAGCTTTGCAGCGTCGCCGACGGCCACGCGCTCGTGCACGCGGCGATCACGGCTTTCGGGCGCGTCGATAACCTCATCGTGAACCACGGCATCTGGCCGCCGCATGACCAGCCGATCGAGTCGATGAGCCTGAAGCAGTGGCGCGACACCATGGGGATCAACCTCGACAGCGTCTTTGGCCTGGTCCAGGCTGCTACGGCGCACATGCTCTCGCGCGCGGGCAAGGAGCAGCACGACCCCACGACCGAGCTCGGCGAAGAGCGCTTCGGCACCGGCCTTGCAAAGCCCTCCACGCTCGCGCAGGACGACGCCGATGCGTCGGAGCTGCTTGAAGAGCGCGTGTACTCGGATGACATTCGCTGGCCCGCTTACGAGACGCCGCACAGCACCGGCCCGCTCGGCCACATCGTGCTGGTCGCGTCCACGGCCGCGCAGCGCGGCGAGGCCTTCCACGCCGACTACGCGACCAGCAAGGGCGCGCTGATCTCGCTGACCAAGAGCCTCTCCAGCGAGTTGGCCCCGAAGGGCATCCTCGCCAACTGCGTCGCGCCGGGCTGGGTGGTGACGGAGATGTCAGCTGGAACTCTTGCCGACCCGATCGCGTCCAAGAAAGCATTGAGCTTTATCCCGCTGGGCCGCGCGGCCACGCCGGAGGAGATCGCCGGACCGATCCTGTTCCTTTGCACGAAGTGGGCGGGGTTCATCTCGGGCGAGATCTTCAACGTGAACGGTGGCGCGGTTCTTGTCGGGTAG
- a CDS encoding DoxX family protein, giving the protein MKIVTLICRILLGAAFVFFGANILHPFMPMHAPPPDSLPGHYQIAMSTGWMKVVGAGQLIGGVLVLIGGTLPLGLCILCPITVNILCFHLFLTGGKMIGPGILCAVLELVLIYAYRESFAGIFSTSERPTG; this is encoded by the coding sequence ATGAAGATCGTTACCCTGATTTGCCGCATCCTGCTCGGAGCGGCGTTTGTCTTCTTCGGAGCGAACATCCTGCATCCGTTCATGCCCATGCACGCGCCGCCGCCGGACTCGCTTCCCGGTCACTATCAGATCGCGATGAGCACCGGCTGGATGAAGGTCGTCGGCGCAGGTCAACTGATCGGCGGCGTGCTCGTGCTGATCGGCGGAACACTGCCGCTGGGGCTTTGCATTCTGTGCCCCATCACGGTGAACATCCTCTGCTTCCACCTCTTTCTCACCGGCGGCAAGATGATCGGCCCGGGCATCCTGTGCGCGGTGCTGGAGCTCGTGCTGATCTACGCGTATCGCGAAAGCTTCGCCGGCATTTTCAGCACCAGTGAACGCCCCACGGGATAG
- a CDS encoding transthyretin-like family protein → MFRTALSIFLLGFSLLLTGCGFSNDAVPTGNSAIEGVFMGGQQPIANSTITVWQVGTSGYGAGATKMASTTTDSSGNFSFASNAYTCTSANAPMYLTGQSGNAGAGTNANIMLLAVIGPCTAGRSSYLVLNEVSTAAAAIALAPYITPSLGSSATPQIGATCTSCASGTFNAGLVSAMNNTIPAMIYKATGQTVATHTTNGVTVTTEAAKINSIANTLAACINTSGQTSNTETTTNCGKLFNYTNATGATTRPYNTLQAALMMALYPYKNVSSLYNLATTTAPFTGLTVAPNDWTVAISYTSSSFGLGVNPGTATTIAVDASGSVWFPTNKSTAHGLAYFDPDDQTFHGPYATSLTHPETVVIDNDSNSYVFGNDTSAGIIAGTPVLSPTSTGTKYAVGDGTTVSATGAMFVDYSGDVAFSGVSSGSSYNYVLLQGGTSTKRVTNQAWTSTPMAYMGFAGSGADYGFIGAGGYASNTCYGEYNLGGSPSTSSYSGSANLYTQSGTNCMASGLALYYINNNQWDYLLTMSNSATLCTYRAGNCTAYSIGMNAPTSIAIDSSSQLWIANSGDGSLSTLQLSLSSNNTPNYTAITSSAYKHGTLYGGTASAPYALAIDGSGNVWMSNAGCTTTGCTASSYTLTEVIGVASPVVTPYSAVTQSGAFTSLPTK, encoded by the coding sequence ATGTTCCGTACCGCTCTCTCGATTTTTCTCCTGGGTTTCTCTCTCCTGCTTACCGGCTGCGGCTTCTCGAACGATGCTGTGCCAACCGGTAATTCCGCCATTGAAGGTGTCTTCATGGGCGGCCAACAACCCATCGCAAACTCCACTATCACGGTGTGGCAGGTCGGTACCAGCGGCTACGGCGCTGGCGCTACCAAGATGGCGAGCACGACCACGGACAGCAGCGGCAACTTCAGCTTTGCGTCGAACGCTTACACCTGCACGAGCGCGAATGCGCCGATGTACCTGACGGGCCAGAGCGGCAACGCCGGCGCGGGTACGAACGCGAATATCATGCTGCTGGCCGTCATCGGTCCTTGCACGGCAGGACGTTCGAGCTATCTGGTGCTGAACGAAGTTTCGACGGCCGCTGCAGCGATCGCGCTGGCACCGTACATCACGCCGTCGCTGGGTTCCTCGGCCACGCCACAGATCGGCGCGACCTGCACGAGCTGCGCGAGCGGCACGTTCAACGCCGGCCTCGTTTCGGCGATGAACAACACGATTCCCGCAATGATCTACAAGGCGACCGGCCAGACCGTGGCTACGCATACGACCAACGGCGTGACCGTGACGACGGAAGCAGCGAAGATCAACTCAATCGCCAACACGCTCGCTGCTTGCATCAACACCTCGGGGCAGACCTCGAACACCGAGACGACCACCAACTGCGGCAAGCTCTTCAACTACACGAACGCGACCGGCGCTACGACGCGCCCGTACAACACGCTGCAGGCTGCGCTGATGATGGCGCTCTACCCGTATAAGAACGTGTCGAGCCTCTACAATCTCGCGACCACGACTGCGCCGTTCACGGGCCTCACGGTGGCACCCAACGACTGGACAGTGGCGATCTCGTACACCTCGTCCTCGTTCGGCCTTGGCGTAAACCCAGGTACGGCAACGACGATCGCTGTCGATGCTTCGGGCAGTGTGTGGTTCCCGACGAACAAGTCAACCGCGCATGGCCTGGCGTACTTCGATCCCGATGACCAGACCTTCCACGGTCCCTACGCCACGTCGCTGACGCACCCGGAGACCGTTGTCATCGACAATGACAGCAACTCCTATGTGTTCGGCAACGACACCTCGGCGGGCATCATCGCCGGCACACCGGTACTTTCGCCTACCAGCACAGGAACCAAGTATGCCGTGGGCGATGGCACGACGGTCTCGGCGACCGGTGCGATGTTCGTGGACTACAGCGGCGATGTGGCCTTCTCCGGCGTTAGCAGCGGCTCGTCGTACAACTACGTGCTGCTGCAGGGCGGCACCAGCACAAAGCGCGTGACCAACCAGGCGTGGACATCGACCCCTATGGCTTACATGGGCTTCGCGGGTTCGGGTGCGGACTACGGCTTTATCGGCGCAGGCGGATATGCCAGCAACACCTGCTACGGCGAGTACAACCTCGGCGGCAGCCCCTCGACGAGCAGCTACAGCGGCAGCGCGAACCTCTACACGCAGTCCGGCACAAACTGCATGGCCAGCGGTCTGGCACTCTATTACATCAACAACAATCAGTGGGACTACCTGCTGACGATGAGCAACTCGGCGACGCTCTGCACCTATCGCGCGGGTAACTGCACGGCCTACTCGATCGGCATGAACGCACCGACGTCGATCGCGATCGACAGCAGCAGCCAGCTCTGGATTGCGAACAGCGGTGACGGTTCGCTGAGCACCCTGCAGCTTTCGCTCAGCAGCAACAACACGCCGAACTACACGGCCATTACCTCCAGCGCGTACAAGCACGGCACGCTCTACGGCGGTACCGCGAGCGCACCCTATGCGCTGGCGATCGACGGCAGCGGCAACGTGTGGATGAGCAACGCTGGATGCACGACCACCGGCTGCACGGCGAGCTCCTACACGCTCACCGAGGTCATCGGTGTAGCCAGCCCGGTCGTCACGCCTTACAGCGCGGTGACGCAGTCGGGAGCGTTTACCTCGTTGCCGACGAAGTAA